ACGTTGATATAGCAAATGCCATTGCGAAAAAATTAGGGGTTAAGCTGGAGATAAAAGATATGGACTTTAAAGGGTTGATTCCAGCTCTTCAAGCTGGGCGCATAGATATGGCGATTGCTGGAATGACTCCAACACCGGAGAGGGCTAAAAGTGTTGATTTTTCAGACCTTTATTATGATAGTAAACAAGTGGTAGTAGTGCGTAATGACAGTCCTATTTCCAAATTTGATGACTTAAAAGGCAAAACTGTTGCAGTGCAAATAGGCACCACCTCTGAAGAAGCTGCTAAAAAGATACCGGATGTAAAATTGAAGCAGCTAAATCGTGTTGGAGACGCTTTTATGGATTTAAAGAATGGCAGATGTGATGCGATAGTATTGGAAAATACTGTAGCAAATGCATATCTCAAAGAATACAAGGACATGAAGAT
The sequence above is a segment of the Thermoanaerobacter ethanolicus JW 200 genome. Coding sequences within it:
- a CDS encoding basic amino acid ABC transporter substrate-binding protein, which encodes MNKKTLFVFLTMTIILGLILSACGNKPANTLDKIKEKGVIVMGTSADFPPYEFHKVEGNKDTIVGFDVDIANAIAKKLGVKLEIKDMDFKGLIPALQAGRIDMAIAGMTPTPERAKSVDFSDLYYDSKQVVVVRNDSPISKFDDLKGKTVAVQIGTTSEEAAKKIPDVKLKQLNRVGDAFMDLKNGRCDAIVLENTVANAYLKEYKDMKILNMKEINTVENGSAVAVAKGNKELVNIINDVIKELKASGEYDKLIDKWFKQ